A portion of the Aquamicrobium lusatiense genome contains these proteins:
- a CDS encoding sugar ABC transporter permease encodes MTTPVSTKPSSDENATAEAALDRSDERVRPDESIGGMVRSFFARVRTGDLGMLPVAVGLIVISTVFSILNPVFLAPNNLVNLLFDSATIGVISLGIVCVLLLGEIDLSVGSMSGLASAIIGVLWVNAGWPIAGGIAVALAAGAAMGALYAMLYNRLGMPSFVATLAGLLALLGLQLYILGPTGSINLPYASPLVRFGQVMVMPGWTSHLLALLPGVVMVVLGLRNRARRHAVGLSSQPLGALAFKAGLFTVVIQFAVYYLNLGRGVPWMFGLFVALVVLLDYALTRTRWGRSMFAVGGNREAARRSGINVRRIYMSAFMLCSTLAALGGILAASRLASSSQQAGTGDVNLNAIAAAVIGGTSLFGGRGSAYSALLGIIVIQAISNGLTLLNLSSSLRYMITGAVLAIAVIVDSLARRSRVSHGRA; translated from the coding sequence ATGACCACGCCAGTTTCCACCAAACCCTCATCCGATGAGAATGCCACCGCAGAAGCGGCGCTCGACCGTTCCGACGAGCGCGTGCGCCCCGATGAGAGCATTGGCGGCATGGTGCGCAGCTTCTTCGCGCGCGTCCGCACCGGCGATCTCGGCATGCTGCCGGTTGCAGTGGGGCTGATCGTCATCTCCACCGTGTTCAGCATCCTTAATCCGGTTTTCCTCGCACCCAACAATCTGGTGAATCTGCTGTTCGACAGCGCCACCATCGGCGTTATTTCGCTTGGCATCGTGTGCGTGCTGCTGCTGGGCGAAATCGACCTGTCGGTTGGCTCGATGAGCGGTCTGGCCTCGGCCATCATCGGCGTCTTGTGGGTCAATGCCGGCTGGCCGATTGCCGGCGGTATTGCCGTCGCACTTGCTGCCGGAGCCGCGATGGGCGCGCTCTACGCCATGCTCTACAACAGGCTGGGCATGCCGAGCTTCGTCGCCACGCTGGCCGGACTTCTGGCCCTGCTTGGCCTGCAGCTTTACATTCTGGGTCCGACCGGCTCCATCAACCTGCCCTATGCCTCGCCGCTGGTGCGTTTCGGACAGGTCATGGTGATGCCGGGCTGGACATCCCATCTGCTGGCGCTGCTTCCCGGTGTGGTGATGGTGGTGCTGGGCCTGCGCAACCGCGCCCGCCGCCATGCCGTCGGCCTTTCCTCGCAACCGCTCGGCGCGCTTGCCTTCAAGGCCGGTCTGTTCACCGTGGTCATCCAGTTCGCCGTCTACTATCTCAATCTGGGGCGCGGCGTGCCGTGGATGTTCGGCCTGTTCGTGGCACTGGTGGTGCTGCTGGACTATGCGCTGACCCGCACCCGCTGGGGCCGCTCCATGTTCGCCGTCGGCGGCAATCGCGAAGCCGCACGGCGTTCCGGCATCAATGTGCGCCGCATCTACATGTCGGCCTTCATGCTGTGCTCGACGCTGGCAGCCCTTGGCGGCATTCTGGCCGCCTCCCGCCTTGCCTCCTCCAGCCAGCAGGCCGGCACCGGCGACGTCAATCTCAATGCCATCGCGGCTGCCGTCATCGGCGGAACCAGCCTGTTCGGCGGACGCGGCAGCGCCTATTCCGCCCTGCTCGGCATCATCGTCATTCAGGCCATTTCCAACGGCCTGACACTGCTCAATCTCAGCTCTTCGCTGCGCTACATGATCACCGGCGCGGTTCTGGCCATCGCCGTCATCGTCGATTCGCTCGCCCGCCGCTCCCGCGTCAGCCACGGCAGAGCCTGA